The following are encoded together in the Lactuca sativa cultivar Salinas chromosome 1, Lsat_Salinas_v11, whole genome shotgun sequence genome:
- the LOC111899434 gene encoding disease resistance protein RPV1 isoform X2 has protein sequence MVVLSEYIELSSSSSSKDHKYDVFLSFRGVDTRYGFTDHLHKALLDANISTFLDDEEIETGGDLKPELESAVKASRASIIVLSQNYANSSWCLDELVLILEQRMTSNQIVIPIFYHVEPTHIRKQESTFGLSMAEHKVKMEAEINENKRSHLAQKIDRWIKALTEVSNLKGENANGRPETEFIEEIVKDIYRRLCISSRIPLQQLFGMDTSIKFVTSWLKDASLHTTYVLTILGMGGIGKTSLAKYVYALHSHEFDTSSFIEDISRRCGEKFNGLLDLQKQLCDGISKKSSIQVHDVPIYTLKIENAVARKKVFIVLDDIDSLDQLDALLGSKPFHPGSKIIITTKDAWVTESCALFKTVGKPMHAKHLLEGLCENESQNLLCFHAFMCNDPKVGYEEVLEKLVKYCEGHPLALEVLGKLLHNRDVAYWEGCIEGLKKEISSRIRNVLRMSFDSLPSKNDQDLFKHIACFFVGMDRDITETILTACRMNTRSGIPNLIDRCLLSIGWNNEFKMHQLLQETGRFIVHQESPNKPWKRSRLWCHEESFKVLKQKKDKGNLLGLALDMRMLEKETLRASFVLKTDALSNMDNLRLLQLNYLNISGSYENFPEELRWLCMHGFPLNSLPLDYPMENLVVLDMSYSNIESFGIYDSNPQRAEKRQKLTESCLKDKRLLGSLKILNLSFCEELRSLGGFEELPALERLIVTNCIGLLVVCESIEACVELFLIDLSYCNNLEKLPKTINMLKKVTTVLLEGCNLGESQMEIMDMDSREIVKAKSSSSSVVEAIPSDLKFFAVSLPSSLVRLSLANNNFSTESFPLDFSWLFMLKDLNLDGNPIVSLPNCVRSLPILEMLSMSECKLLTSVEHPPYTIKELDLGFSSKTLLRKVVFDLKMLPLKLSMLSDHLALSSIEIQGMVKIQPMVGVEEKVLCSLGWTNLDFLNIMRVGTYFRGRGSEESEIQMYYEFGIFSTIYGGKEMPNWISCRSKGPSLSFTIPSSPNNLRGLNFCYVYTFPFPYDQFILLPMITISNLTKNCTWIYNHYVYRVNVGEGCVILLSHWMFGMNEMEGGDQVTITTVTEEVEQLTEECGVSFVFDDGNKDEEEEEDVLGYYKSWNHIIGGDLSSFQATTGEYYLSSRRHLWHGGTGMVPFYRDVVKKDSPRYKEKKGCFRALSQR, from the exons ATGGTTGTTCTTTCTGAATATATCGAActatcatcttcttcatcttctaaaGATCATAAATATGATGTATTCTTAAGTTTTCGGGGTGTTGATACTCGATATGGTTTCACTGATCATCTCCATAAGGCCCTCCTTGATGCCAATATCTCCACCTTTTTAGATGATGAAGAGATTGAAACCGGAGGAGATCTGAAACCGGAATTGGAGAGTGCAGTTAAAGCATCTAGGGCTTCTATTATTGTGTTGTCCCAGAATTATGCTAATTCTTCATGGTGCCTTGATGAATTGGTGCTCATCCTTGAGCAACGAATGACATCCAACCAAATTGTTATCCCTATCTTCTATCATGTGGAGCCCACCCATATTAGAAAACAAGAAAGTACCtttggactttcaatggctgaaCACAAAGTGAAGATGGAGGCAGAgataaatgaaaataaaagaaGTCATTTGGCTCAAAAGATTGACCGATGGATTAAAGCACTTACTGAAGTTTCTAATTTAAAAGGGGAGAATGCAAATGGCAG GCCAGAGACTGAGTTCATTGAAGAAATTGTTAAAGACATCTACCGTAGATTATGTATATCCTCAAGGATTCCTTTGCAACAACTTTTTGGGATGGACACTTCCATCAAATTTGTCACTTCATGGTTGAAAGATGCATCCTTACATACGACATACGTTCTCACTATTTTGGGTATGGGTGGGATCGGGAAGACGTCTTTAGCCAAATATGTTTATGCATTACATTCTCATGAATTCGACACAAGTAGCTTTATTGAAGATATCAGTAGGAGGTGTGGTGAAAAATTTAATGGATTGCTTGATTTACAAAAACAACTCTGTGATGGCATTTCAAAGAAAAGTTCGATTCAAGTTCATGATGTTCCTATATACACCTTAAAGATAGAGAATGCAGTCGCTCGTAAAAAGGTCTTTATAGTACTTGATGATATTGATAGTCTCGACCAGTTGGACGCATTACTTGGAAGCAAACCTTTTCATCCAGGAAGCAAAATCATAATAACAACCAAAGACGCTTGGGTAACAGAGAGTTGTGCACTATTCAAAACAGTTGGTAAGCCCATGCATGCAAAGCACTTGCTTGAAGGCTTATGTGAGAATGAATCACAAAATCTTTTGTGTTTTCATGCATTCATGTGCAACGATCCCAAGGTTGGTTATGAAGAGGTATTAGAAAAGCTTGTGAAGTATTGTGAAGGACATCCGTTGGCTCTTGAAGTTTTGGGTAAGTTACTACATAATCGAGATGTAGCTTATTGGGAAGGGTGCATAGAAGGGCTAAAGAAAGAAATCAGTTCTCGTATAAGAAATGTATTGAGAATGAGCTTTGACTCTTTGCCATCCAAAAATGATCAGGATTTGTTTAAGCATATTGCATGTTTTTTTGTTGGGATGGATAGAGATATTACTGAAACAATATTAACGGCATGTCGTATGAACACAAGATCTGGGATCCCGAATCTCATTGATAGATGCCTTCTTAGTATCGGATGGAATAATGAATTCAAGATGCATCAGTTGCTTCAAGAGACAGGAAGATTCATAGTACATCAAGAATCGCCTAACAAGCCATGGAAGCGAAGTCGATTGTGGTGTCATGAGGAGTCATTCAAAGTGTTGAAACAAAAAAAG GATAAGGGAAATCTTCTAGGCCTTGCACTTGACATGAGAATGCTTGAGAAAGAGACGTTGCGTGCATCGTTTGTGCTGAAAACAGATGCATTGAGTAACATGGATAACTTGAGGCTACTCCAACTCAATTATCTGAATATCAGTGGGTCTTACGAGAATTTTCCAGAAGAACTGAGATGGTTGTGCATGCATGGGTTCCCTTTAAATTCTTTGCCTTTAGACTACCCGATGGAAAATCTGGTTGTTCTCGACATGTCATATAGCAATATTGAATCATTTGGCATTTATGATAGTAATCCACAAAGAGCCGAGAAGAGGCAAAAG TTGACTGAATCATGCTTAAAAGACAAAAGGTTGCTTGGATCATTAAAGATTCTTAATTTAAGTTTTTGTGAAGAGCTTCGTAGTTTGGGAGGCTTTGAGGAACTCCCGGCACTTGAGAGGTTAATAGTTACAAATTGCATTGGTTTGCTTGTGGTTTGTGAATCAATCGAAGCATGTGTTGAACTCTTCCTCATTGATCTCAGCTACTGCAACAACCTTGAAAAACTTCCAAAAACGATAAATATGCTAAAGAAGGTTACAACAGTATTGCTAGAGGGTTGTAATCTCggtgaatctcaaatggagattATGGATATGGATTCACGAGAAATAGTCAAGGCTAAATCCTCTTCCTCCTCCGTTGTGGAAGCTATACCAAGTGATTTGAAGTTCTTTGCGGTTTCTCTACCGAGCTCTTTAGTAAGGTTGTCACttgcaaataataatttttccactGAATCCTTTCCCCTGGACTTCAGTTGGCTATTTATGTTGAAGGATTTAAATTTAGATGGCAATCCTATAGTTTCCCTTCCTAATTGTGTGAGAAGTCTTCCTATACTTGAGATGCTTAGTATGAGTGAGTGCAAATTGTTAACATCAGTGGAGCATCCTCCATATACAATAAAAGAGTTGGACCTCGGTTTTAGCTCTAAAACTTTGCTAAGAAAAGttgtttttgatttaaaaatgttACCACTCAAGTTGTCGATGCTTTCAGATCATTTAGCACTTTCGTCAATTGAAATTCAAGGCATGGTTAAAATCCAACCAATGGTTGGTGTTGAAGAAAAGGTATTATGTAGTTTGGGCTGGACtaatctagatttccttaacatAATGCGTGTAGGAACTTATTTTCGGGGTAGAGGATCAGAGGAATCTGAAATCCAG ATGTATTATGAATTTGGAATATTCAGCACCATTTATGGGGGAAAAGAGATGCCGAATTGGATTAGTTGTAGAAGCAAGGGGCCATCACTGTCATTTACTATCCCATCATCTCCTAacaatcttagaggattgaactTCTGCTACGTGTACACGTTTCCATTTCCATATGACCAGTTCATACTTTTGCCAATGATCACAATTAGTAATCTAACGAAGAACTGCACCTGGATATACAATCATTATGTTTACAGAGTCAATGTAGGTGAAGGGTGTGTGATATTGTTAAGCCACTGGATGTTTGGGATGAATGAAATGGAAGGTGGAGATCAGGTTACTATTACTACTGTAACAGAAGAAGTAGAACAACTTACAGAGGAGTGTGGGGTGAGTTTTGTGTTTGATGATGGAAAtaaggatgaagaagaagaagaagatgtgtTGGGTTATTATAAGTCATGGAATCACATCATTGGTGGAGATCTCTCTTCTTTTCAAGCAACAACAGGAGAATACTACCTAAGCAGCAGGCGACATCTGTGGCATGGTGGCACTGGAATGGTTCCATTTTATCGTGATGTTGTAAAAAAAGACAGCCCCAGATATAAAG AAAAGAAAGGTTGCTTTAGAGCTTTATCCCAAAGATAG
- the LOC111899434 gene encoding disease resistance protein RUN1 isoform X4, with amino-acid sequence MVVLSEYIELSSSSSSKDHKYDVFLSFRGVDTRYGFTDHLHKALLDANISTFLDDEEIETGGDLKPELESAVKASRASIIVLSQNYANSSWCLDELVLILEQRMTSNQIVIPIFYHVEPTHIRKQESTFGLSMAEHKVKMEAEINENKRSHLAQKIDRWIKALTEVSNLKGENANGRPETEFIEEIVKDIYRRLCISSRIPLQQLFGMDTSIKFVTSWLKDASLHTTYVLTILGMGGIGKTSLAKYVYALHSHEFDTSSFIEDISRRCGEKFNGLLDLQKQLCDGISKKSSIQVHDVPIYTLKIENAVARKKVFIVLDDIDSLDQLDALLGSKPFHPGSKIIITTKDAWVTESCALFKTVGKPMHAKHLLEGLCENESQNLLCFHAFMCNDPKVGYEEVLEKLVKYCEGHPLALEVLGKLLHNRDVAYWEGCIEGLKKEISSRIRNVLRMSFDSLPSKNDQDLFKHIACFFVGMDRDITETILTACRMNTRSGIPNLIDRCLLSIGWNNEFKMHQLLQETGRFIVHQESPNKPWKRSRLWCHEESFKVLKQKKDKGNLLGLALDMRMLEKETLRASFVLKTDALSNMDNLRLLQLNYLNISGSYENFPEELRWLCMHGFPLNSLPLDYPMENLVVLDMSYSNIESFGIYDSNPQRAEKRQKLTESCLKDKRLLGSLKILNLSFCEELRSLGGFEELPALESYCNNLEKLPKTINMLKKVTTVLLEGCNLGESQMEIMDMDSREIVKAKSSSSSVVEAIPSDLKFFAVSLPSSLVRLSLANNNFSTESFPLDFSWLFMLKDLNLDGNPIVSLPNCVRSLPILEMLSMSECKLLTSVEHPPYTIKELDLGFSSKTLLRKVVFDLKMLPLKLSMLSDHLALSSIEIQGMVKIQPMVGVEEKVLCSLGWTNLDFLNIMRVGTYFRGRGSEESEIQMYYEFGIFSTIYGGKEMPNWISCRSKGPSLSFTIPSSPNNLRGLNFCYVYTFPFPYDQFILLPMITISNLTKNCTWIYNHYVYRVNVGEGCVILLSHWMFGMNEMEGGDQVTITTVTEEVEQLTEECGVSFVFDDGNKDEEEEEDVLGYYKSWNHIIGGDLSSFQATTGEYYLSSRRHLWHGGTGMVPFYRDVVKKDSPRYKEKKGCFRALSQR; translated from the exons ATGGTTGTTCTTTCTGAATATATCGAActatcatcttcttcatcttctaaaGATCATAAATATGATGTATTCTTAAGTTTTCGGGGTGTTGATACTCGATATGGTTTCACTGATCATCTCCATAAGGCCCTCCTTGATGCCAATATCTCCACCTTTTTAGATGATGAAGAGATTGAAACCGGAGGAGATCTGAAACCGGAATTGGAGAGTGCAGTTAAAGCATCTAGGGCTTCTATTATTGTGTTGTCCCAGAATTATGCTAATTCTTCATGGTGCCTTGATGAATTGGTGCTCATCCTTGAGCAACGAATGACATCCAACCAAATTGTTATCCCTATCTTCTATCATGTGGAGCCCACCCATATTAGAAAACAAGAAAGTACCtttggactttcaatggctgaaCACAAAGTGAAGATGGAGGCAGAgataaatgaaaataaaagaaGTCATTTGGCTCAAAAGATTGACCGATGGATTAAAGCACTTACTGAAGTTTCTAATTTAAAAGGGGAGAATGCAAATGGCAG GCCAGAGACTGAGTTCATTGAAGAAATTGTTAAAGACATCTACCGTAGATTATGTATATCCTCAAGGATTCCTTTGCAACAACTTTTTGGGATGGACACTTCCATCAAATTTGTCACTTCATGGTTGAAAGATGCATCCTTACATACGACATACGTTCTCACTATTTTGGGTATGGGTGGGATCGGGAAGACGTCTTTAGCCAAATATGTTTATGCATTACATTCTCATGAATTCGACACAAGTAGCTTTATTGAAGATATCAGTAGGAGGTGTGGTGAAAAATTTAATGGATTGCTTGATTTACAAAAACAACTCTGTGATGGCATTTCAAAGAAAAGTTCGATTCAAGTTCATGATGTTCCTATATACACCTTAAAGATAGAGAATGCAGTCGCTCGTAAAAAGGTCTTTATAGTACTTGATGATATTGATAGTCTCGACCAGTTGGACGCATTACTTGGAAGCAAACCTTTTCATCCAGGAAGCAAAATCATAATAACAACCAAAGACGCTTGGGTAACAGAGAGTTGTGCACTATTCAAAACAGTTGGTAAGCCCATGCATGCAAAGCACTTGCTTGAAGGCTTATGTGAGAATGAATCACAAAATCTTTTGTGTTTTCATGCATTCATGTGCAACGATCCCAAGGTTGGTTATGAAGAGGTATTAGAAAAGCTTGTGAAGTATTGTGAAGGACATCCGTTGGCTCTTGAAGTTTTGGGTAAGTTACTACATAATCGAGATGTAGCTTATTGGGAAGGGTGCATAGAAGGGCTAAAGAAAGAAATCAGTTCTCGTATAAGAAATGTATTGAGAATGAGCTTTGACTCTTTGCCATCCAAAAATGATCAGGATTTGTTTAAGCATATTGCATGTTTTTTTGTTGGGATGGATAGAGATATTACTGAAACAATATTAACGGCATGTCGTATGAACACAAGATCTGGGATCCCGAATCTCATTGATAGATGCCTTCTTAGTATCGGATGGAATAATGAATTCAAGATGCATCAGTTGCTTCAAGAGACAGGAAGATTCATAGTACATCAAGAATCGCCTAACAAGCCATGGAAGCGAAGTCGATTGTGGTGTCATGAGGAGTCATTCAAAGTGTTGAAACAAAAAAAG GATAAGGGAAATCTTCTAGGCCTTGCACTTGACATGAGAATGCTTGAGAAAGAGACGTTGCGTGCATCGTTTGTGCTGAAAACAGATGCATTGAGTAACATGGATAACTTGAGGCTACTCCAACTCAATTATCTGAATATCAGTGGGTCTTACGAGAATTTTCCAGAAGAACTGAGATGGTTGTGCATGCATGGGTTCCCTTTAAATTCTTTGCCTTTAGACTACCCGATGGAAAATCTGGTTGTTCTCGACATGTCATATAGCAATATTGAATCATTTGGCATTTATGATAGTAATCCACAAAGAGCCGAGAAGAGGCAAAAG TTGACTGAATCATGCTTAAAAGACAAAAGGTTGCTTGGATCATTAAAGATTCTTAATTTAAGTTTTTGTGAAGAGCTTCGTAGTTTGGGAGGCTTTGAGGAACTCCCGGCACTTGAGAG CTACTGCAACAACCTTGAAAAACTTCCAAAAACGATAAATATGCTAAAGAAGGTTACAACAGTATTGCTAGAGGGTTGTAATCTCggtgaatctcaaatggagattATGGATATGGATTCACGAGAAATAGTCAAGGCTAAATCCTCTTCCTCCTCCGTTGTGGAAGCTATACCAAGTGATTTGAAGTTCTTTGCGGTTTCTCTACCGAGCTCTTTAGTAAGGTTGTCACttgcaaataataatttttccactGAATCCTTTCCCCTGGACTTCAGTTGGCTATTTATGTTGAAGGATTTAAATTTAGATGGCAATCCTATAGTTTCCCTTCCTAATTGTGTGAGAAGTCTTCCTATACTTGAGATGCTTAGTATGAGTGAGTGCAAATTGTTAACATCAGTGGAGCATCCTCCATATACAATAAAAGAGTTGGACCTCGGTTTTAGCTCTAAAACTTTGCTAAGAAAAGttgtttttgatttaaaaatgttACCACTCAAGTTGTCGATGCTTTCAGATCATTTAGCACTTTCGTCAATTGAAATTCAAGGCATGGTTAAAATCCAACCAATGGTTGGTGTTGAAGAAAAGGTATTATGTAGTTTGGGCTGGACtaatctagatttccttaacatAATGCGTGTAGGAACTTATTTTCGGGGTAGAGGATCAGAGGAATCTGAAATCCAG ATGTATTATGAATTTGGAATATTCAGCACCATTTATGGGGGAAAAGAGATGCCGAATTGGATTAGTTGTAGAAGCAAGGGGCCATCACTGTCATTTACTATCCCATCATCTCCTAacaatcttagaggattgaactTCTGCTACGTGTACACGTTTCCATTTCCATATGACCAGTTCATACTTTTGCCAATGATCACAATTAGTAATCTAACGAAGAACTGCACCTGGATATACAATCATTATGTTTACAGAGTCAATGTAGGTGAAGGGTGTGTGATATTGTTAAGCCACTGGATGTTTGGGATGAATGAAATGGAAGGTGGAGATCAGGTTACTATTACTACTGTAACAGAAGAAGTAGAACAACTTACAGAGGAGTGTGGGGTGAGTTTTGTGTTTGATGATGGAAAtaaggatgaagaagaagaagaagatgtgtTGGGTTATTATAAGTCATGGAATCACATCATTGGTGGAGATCTCTCTTCTTTTCAAGCAACAACAGGAGAATACTACCTAAGCAGCAGGCGACATCTGTGGCATGGTGGCACTGGAATGGTTCCATTTTATCGTGATGTTGTAAAAAAAGACAGCCCCAGATATAAAG AAAAGAAAGGTTGCTTTAGAGCTTTATCCCAAAGATAG
- the LOC111899434 gene encoding disease resistance protein RUN1 isoform X3, which translates to MVVLSEYIELSSSSSSKDHKYDVFLSFRGVDTRYGFTDHLHKALLDANISTFLDDEEIETGGDLKPELESAVKASRASIIVLSQNYANSSWCLDELVLILEQRMTSNQIVIPIFYHVEPTHIRKQESTFGLSMAEHKVKMEAEINENKRSHLAQKIDRWIKALTEVSNLKGENANGRPETEFIEEIVKDIYRRLCISSRIPLQQLFGMDTSIKFVTSWLKDASLHTTYVLTILGMGGIGKTSLAKYVYALHSHEFDTSSFIEDISRRCGEKFNGLLDLQKQLCDGISKKSSIQVHDVPIYTLKIENAVARKKVFIVLDDIDSLDQLDALLGSKPFHPGSKIIITTKDAWVTESCALFKTVGKPMHAKHLLEGLCENESQNLLCFHAFMCNDPKVGYEEVLEKLVKYCEGHPLALEVLGKLLHNRDVAYWEGCIEGLKKEISSRIRNVLRMSFDSLPSKNDQDLFKHIACFFVGMDRDITETILTACRMNTRSGIPNLIDRCLLSIGWNNEFKMHQLLQETGRFIVHQESPNKPWKRSRLWCHEESFKVLKQKKDKGNLLGLALDMRMLEKETLRASFVLKTDALSNMDNLRLLQLNYLNISGSYENFPEELRWLCMHGFPLNSLPLDYPMENLVVLDMSYSNIESFGIYDSNPQRAEKRQKQLTESCLKDKRLLGSLKILNLSFCEELRSLGGFEELPALESYCNNLEKLPKTINMLKKVTTVLLEGCNLGESQMEIMDMDSREIVKAKSSSSSVVEAIPSDLKFFAVSLPSSLVRLSLANNNFSTESFPLDFSWLFMLKDLNLDGNPIVSLPNCVRSLPILEMLSMSECKLLTSVEHPPYTIKELDLGFSSKTLLRKVVFDLKMLPLKLSMLSDHLALSSIEIQGMVKIQPMVGVEEKVLCSLGWTNLDFLNIMRVGTYFRGRGSEESEIQMYYEFGIFSTIYGGKEMPNWISCRSKGPSLSFTIPSSPNNLRGLNFCYVYTFPFPYDQFILLPMITISNLTKNCTWIYNHYVYRVNVGEGCVILLSHWMFGMNEMEGGDQVTITTVTEEVEQLTEECGVSFVFDDGNKDEEEEEDVLGYYKSWNHIIGGDLSSFQATTGEYYLSSRRHLWHGGTGMVPFYRDVVKKDSPRYKEKKGCFRALSQR; encoded by the exons ATGGTTGTTCTTTCTGAATATATCGAActatcatcttcttcatcttctaaaGATCATAAATATGATGTATTCTTAAGTTTTCGGGGTGTTGATACTCGATATGGTTTCACTGATCATCTCCATAAGGCCCTCCTTGATGCCAATATCTCCACCTTTTTAGATGATGAAGAGATTGAAACCGGAGGAGATCTGAAACCGGAATTGGAGAGTGCAGTTAAAGCATCTAGGGCTTCTATTATTGTGTTGTCCCAGAATTATGCTAATTCTTCATGGTGCCTTGATGAATTGGTGCTCATCCTTGAGCAACGAATGACATCCAACCAAATTGTTATCCCTATCTTCTATCATGTGGAGCCCACCCATATTAGAAAACAAGAAAGTACCtttggactttcaatggctgaaCACAAAGTGAAGATGGAGGCAGAgataaatgaaaataaaagaaGTCATTTGGCTCAAAAGATTGACCGATGGATTAAAGCACTTACTGAAGTTTCTAATTTAAAAGGGGAGAATGCAAATGGCAG GCCAGAGACTGAGTTCATTGAAGAAATTGTTAAAGACATCTACCGTAGATTATGTATATCCTCAAGGATTCCTTTGCAACAACTTTTTGGGATGGACACTTCCATCAAATTTGTCACTTCATGGTTGAAAGATGCATCCTTACATACGACATACGTTCTCACTATTTTGGGTATGGGTGGGATCGGGAAGACGTCTTTAGCCAAATATGTTTATGCATTACATTCTCATGAATTCGACACAAGTAGCTTTATTGAAGATATCAGTAGGAGGTGTGGTGAAAAATTTAATGGATTGCTTGATTTACAAAAACAACTCTGTGATGGCATTTCAAAGAAAAGTTCGATTCAAGTTCATGATGTTCCTATATACACCTTAAAGATAGAGAATGCAGTCGCTCGTAAAAAGGTCTTTATAGTACTTGATGATATTGATAGTCTCGACCAGTTGGACGCATTACTTGGAAGCAAACCTTTTCATCCAGGAAGCAAAATCATAATAACAACCAAAGACGCTTGGGTAACAGAGAGTTGTGCACTATTCAAAACAGTTGGTAAGCCCATGCATGCAAAGCACTTGCTTGAAGGCTTATGTGAGAATGAATCACAAAATCTTTTGTGTTTTCATGCATTCATGTGCAACGATCCCAAGGTTGGTTATGAAGAGGTATTAGAAAAGCTTGTGAAGTATTGTGAAGGACATCCGTTGGCTCTTGAAGTTTTGGGTAAGTTACTACATAATCGAGATGTAGCTTATTGGGAAGGGTGCATAGAAGGGCTAAAGAAAGAAATCAGTTCTCGTATAAGAAATGTATTGAGAATGAGCTTTGACTCTTTGCCATCCAAAAATGATCAGGATTTGTTTAAGCATATTGCATGTTTTTTTGTTGGGATGGATAGAGATATTACTGAAACAATATTAACGGCATGTCGTATGAACACAAGATCTGGGATCCCGAATCTCATTGATAGATGCCTTCTTAGTATCGGATGGAATAATGAATTCAAGATGCATCAGTTGCTTCAAGAGACAGGAAGATTCATAGTACATCAAGAATCGCCTAACAAGCCATGGAAGCGAAGTCGATTGTGGTGTCATGAGGAGTCATTCAAAGTGTTGAAACAAAAAAAG GATAAGGGAAATCTTCTAGGCCTTGCACTTGACATGAGAATGCTTGAGAAAGAGACGTTGCGTGCATCGTTTGTGCTGAAAACAGATGCATTGAGTAACATGGATAACTTGAGGCTACTCCAACTCAATTATCTGAATATCAGTGGGTCTTACGAGAATTTTCCAGAAGAACTGAGATGGTTGTGCATGCATGGGTTCCCTTTAAATTCTTTGCCTTTAGACTACCCGATGGAAAATCTGGTTGTTCTCGACATGTCATATAGCAATATTGAATCATTTGGCATTTATGATAGTAATCCACAAAGAGCCGAGAAGAGGCAAAAG CAGTTGACTGAATCATGCTTAAAAGACAAAAGGTTGCTTGGATCATTAAAGATTCTTAATTTAAGTTTTTGTGAAGAGCTTCGTAGTTTGGGAGGCTTTGAGGAACTCCCGGCACTTGAGAG CTACTGCAACAACCTTGAAAAACTTCCAAAAACGATAAATATGCTAAAGAAGGTTACAACAGTATTGCTAGAGGGTTGTAATCTCggtgaatctcaaatggagattATGGATATGGATTCACGAGAAATAGTCAAGGCTAAATCCTCTTCCTCCTCCGTTGTGGAAGCTATACCAAGTGATTTGAAGTTCTTTGCGGTTTCTCTACCGAGCTCTTTAGTAAGGTTGTCACttgcaaataataatttttccactGAATCCTTTCCCCTGGACTTCAGTTGGCTATTTATGTTGAAGGATTTAAATTTAGATGGCAATCCTATAGTTTCCCTTCCTAATTGTGTGAGAAGTCTTCCTATACTTGAGATGCTTAGTATGAGTGAGTGCAAATTGTTAACATCAGTGGAGCATCCTCCATATACAATAAAAGAGTTGGACCTCGGTTTTAGCTCTAAAACTTTGCTAAGAAAAGttgtttttgatttaaaaatgttACCACTCAAGTTGTCGATGCTTTCAGATCATTTAGCACTTTCGTCAATTGAAATTCAAGGCATGGTTAAAATCCAACCAATGGTTGGTGTTGAAGAAAAGGTATTATGTAGTTTGGGCTGGACtaatctagatttccttaacatAATGCGTGTAGGAACTTATTTTCGGGGTAGAGGATCAGAGGAATCTGAAATCCAG ATGTATTATGAATTTGGAATATTCAGCACCATTTATGGGGGAAAAGAGATGCCGAATTGGATTAGTTGTAGAAGCAAGGGGCCATCACTGTCATTTACTATCCCATCATCTCCTAacaatcttagaggattgaactTCTGCTACGTGTACACGTTTCCATTTCCATATGACCAGTTCATACTTTTGCCAATGATCACAATTAGTAATCTAACGAAGAACTGCACCTGGATATACAATCATTATGTTTACAGAGTCAATGTAGGTGAAGGGTGTGTGATATTGTTAAGCCACTGGATGTTTGGGATGAATGAAATGGAAGGTGGAGATCAGGTTACTATTACTACTGTAACAGAAGAAGTAGAACAACTTACAGAGGAGTGTGGGGTGAGTTTTGTGTTTGATGATGGAAAtaaggatgaagaagaagaagaagatgtgtTGGGTTATTATAAGTCATGGAATCACATCATTGGTGGAGATCTCTCTTCTTTTCAAGCAACAACAGGAGAATACTACCTAAGCAGCAGGCGACATCTGTGGCATGGTGGCACTGGAATGGTTCCATTTTATCGTGATGTTGTAAAAAAAGACAGCCCCAGATATAAAG AAAAGAAAGGTTGCTTTAGAGCTTTATCCCAAAGATAG